The proteins below come from a single Priestia megaterium NBRC 15308 = ATCC 14581 genomic window:
- a CDS encoding RDD family protein encodes MDQVTKPAGFWIRLLGNLLDGIIVSIPLGLIGFLITGDFDREDPITSLIGFIYAVAVPILWYGYTIGKRIVGVRIVKVNGKKLGVGAMLLRVLVAGIVYGITLGIALIVSVFMVVFRKDKRSLHDMMAGTYVTYAKPGEIEDKQAFID; translated from the coding sequence GTGGATCAAGTAACAAAACCAGCAGGATTTTGGATACGCCTATTAGGAAATCTGTTAGATGGCATTATTGTAAGTATTCCTTTGGGGCTTATTGGTTTTCTTATCACAGGAGACTTTGATCGTGAAGATCCCATTACATCACTCATAGGTTTCATCTATGCGGTTGCTGTACCTATTTTATGGTATGGATACACTATAGGGAAACGAATTGTTGGAGTTAGAATTGTCAAAGTCAATGGAAAGAAACTTGGGGTTGGAGCAATGCTATTAAGAGTTCTTGTAGCCGGCATTGTTTATGGTATTACATTAGGTATTGCATTAATTGTAAGTGTGTTCATGGTGGTTTTCCGTAAGGATAAAAGAAGTCTTCATGACATGATGGCAGGCACGTATGTTACATATGCAAAACCAGGTGAAATAGAGGATAAACAAGCATTTATAGATTAA